From the genome of Geobacter sp. SVR, one region includes:
- a CDS encoding MBL fold metallo-hydrolase, translated as MNVEQHVCLVCGFNLIGFHPDHCPFCGAASSHFITSEECSARYRVAGTPVNEKVTRLNSHPALGLEHAAYHIETDRGPCWVDCPSSFDSSVKRADAIFFTHHHFLGASNLYREHFAATVGIHHNDSVHEICRPFPFDVTFEENFLHNGLQAFHVGGHTPGFTFYIFEDVLFICDYVFLDGDGMKYNPFGPADQTVAGGGRIRDYLAGRQLSTVCGYNYVIGYDDWKRRFDAGPIFGGY; from the coding sequence ATGAACGTCGAGCAGCATGTCTGCCTGGTCTGCGGGTTCAACCTGATCGGCTTTCATCCTGACCACTGCCCCTTCTGCGGTGCCGCAAGCAGCCATTTCATCACCAGTGAGGAATGCTCTGCCCGCTACCGGGTGGCAGGGACACCGGTGAACGAAAAAGTGACCAGGCTGAACTCCCACCCGGCGCTGGGCCTTGAGCACGCCGCCTACCATATCGAGACCGATCGCGGCCCCTGCTGGGTGGACTGTCCTTCATCCTTTGACAGCTCCGTAAAGCGTGCGGATGCGATCTTCTTCACCCACCATCATTTCCTGGGCGCCTCCAATCTCTATCGGGAACATTTTGCCGCCACAGTGGGCATCCACCATAACGACTCAGTCCATGAAATCTGCCGTCCCTTTCCCTTTGATGTCACCTTTGAAGAAAACTTCCTCCATAACGGTTTGCAAGCCTTCCACGTCGGCGGTCACACCCCCGGTTTCACCTTCTATATCTTTGAGGATGTGCTGTTCATCTGTGACTATGTTTTCCTGGATGGCGACGGTATGAAGTACAACCCCTTCGGACCGGCCGACCAAACCGTCGCGGGAGGCGGACGCATACGCGACTACCTCGCGGGACGGCAGTTGTCCACCGTTTGCGGCTATAATTACGTCATTGGATACGACGACTGGAAACGCAGGTTTGATGCAGGGCCGATATTCGGAGGATACTGA
- a CDS encoding MFS transporter: METREHSATAGPDVAPPVLTRIPARMDRLPWSRFHWLVVVALGITWIFDGLEVTLKGAISGVLQEPGTLHFTSAEIGSITSFYLAGAVSGSLIFGYLTDRLGRSLFFFVTLAVYLCGAFLTAFSWNLWSFILFRFITGMGIGGEYAAINSAIDELVPARLRGRIDLIVNGSYWIGAAIGAASTVILLDPAIFPVDVGWRVGFGVGAVLSLFILFLRRHVPESPRWLVIHGRSDEAERIVSGIEGQIEKETGATLEEPEETLAIHPRKSFGFGVIIRGMFTLYPKRSLLGLSLMVSQAFLYNAIFFTYALILTRFYHVPAGKTGLYLLPFALGNFCGPLVLGRFFDTIGRRQMIAGTYTVSALLLALTGYLFTVDLLTPFSQTALWTVIFFFASAAASSAYLTVSEIFPMETRALAIAFFYSLGTGAGGVVAPWLFGTLIGTGSRMAVFYGYLAAVVLMLAAAVIEIRIGVKAERISLEKVAEPLSAKK, encoded by the coding sequence ATGGAAACCAGGGAACATTCCGCAACCGCTGGACCGGACGTCGCTCCTCCTGTCCTGACCAGGATCCCGGCACGCATGGACCGCCTCCCCTGGAGCAGGTTCCATTGGCTGGTGGTCGTGGCGCTCGGCATCACCTGGATCTTCGACGGTCTGGAGGTGACCCTCAAGGGTGCCATCAGCGGTGTACTCCAGGAACCGGGCACCCTTCATTTTACCAGTGCCGAGATCGGCTCGATCACCTCCTTCTATCTTGCCGGGGCGGTTTCGGGGTCGCTCATCTTTGGCTACCTCACCGACCGCCTGGGGCGGAGCCTGTTTTTCTTCGTCACCCTGGCCGTGTATCTCTGCGGGGCGTTTCTGACCGCATTCTCCTGGAATCTGTGGAGCTTCATCCTCTTCAGGTTCATCACCGGCATGGGAATCGGCGGGGAGTATGCCGCCATCAATTCGGCCATTGACGAGCTGGTCCCGGCCCGCTTGCGGGGCAGGATCGATCTGATCGTCAATGGCAGCTACTGGATCGGAGCCGCGATCGGAGCCGCATCCACCGTGATCCTGCTCGACCCCGCCATATTCCCGGTGGACGTGGGCTGGCGGGTGGGATTCGGCGTCGGCGCGGTGCTGAGCCTTTTCATCCTGTTTTTGCGCCGCCATGTGCCGGAGAGCCCCCGTTGGCTCGTGATCCACGGGCGCAGCGACGAGGCGGAGCGGATCGTCTCCGGGATCGAGGGCCAGATCGAGAAGGAAACGGGAGCAACGCTTGAGGAACCGGAGGAAACCCTCGCCATTCACCCGCGCAAAAGCTTCGGCTTCGGCGTCATCATCCGAGGCATGTTTACTCTCTATCCGAAACGGTCGCTCCTGGGATTGTCCCTGATGGTGTCCCAGGCCTTTCTCTACAATGCCATCTTCTTTACCTACGCCCTCATCCTGACCCGTTTCTACCATGTGCCAGCAGGGAAGACCGGCCTCTACCTCCTGCCGTTCGCCCTGGGCAACTTCTGCGGTCCGCTGGTCCTCGGGAGGTTTTTCGACACCATCGGCCGGCGGCAGATGATTGCCGGGACCTATACGGTTTCAGCGCTCCTGCTGGCGCTCACCGGCTATCTTTTCACCGTGGACCTGCTGACTCCCTTTTCCCAGACCGCCTTGTGGACGGTGATCTTCTTCTTCGCCTCGGCAGCGGCCAGTTCGGCCTATCTGACCGTGAGCGAGATTTTTCCCATGGAGACGCGGGCCCTGGCGATTGCCTTCTTCTATTCTCTCGGCACGGGAGCGGGCGGGGTTGTCGCTCCTTGGCTCTTCGGCACCCTGATCGGCACCGGGTCGCGTATGGCGGTGTTCTATGGATATCTGGCGGCGGTGGTTCTGATGCTGGCGGCAGCGGTGATTGAGATCCGGATCGGGGTCAAGGCCGAGCGGATCTCACTGGAGAAGGTTGCGGAACCGTTGTCGGCGAAGAAATGA
- a CDS encoding DksA/TraR family C4-type zinc finger protein, which translates to MAVGWSRDGAVQEQIDATVEAEIELARKRLPAGDSLTHCEECDVAIPEARRKAMPGVRYCVACQSEVEKNQKAAALYNRRGSKDSQLK; encoded by the coding sequence ATGGCTGTTGGGTGGTCGCGCGATGGTGCTGTGCAGGAACAAATAGACGCTACGGTGGAGGCGGAAATCGAGTTGGCAAGGAAACGGCTGCCAGCTGGCGATAGCCTGACCCACTGCGAGGAATGCGATGTCGCTATACCAGAAGCACGCCGCAAGGCAATGCCCGGAGTGCGCTATTGTGTTGCCTGTCAATCGGAAGTCGAAAAAAATCAGAAGGCAGCAGCGCTCTATAATCGAAGGGGGAGCAAAGATAGTCAACTGAAGTGA